The Prevotella fusca JCM 17724 genome includes a window with the following:
- a CDS encoding TerY-C metal binding domain-containing protein, translating to MRRLPVYFLIDVSESMVGEPIKQVEDGMRNIIQELRTDPYALETVFVSVIAFAGRAKSLSPLTELYKFYPPVFPIGGGTSLGVAMSYLMDDLDRTIVKTTLERKGDWKPIIFLFTDGNPTDDARAAIDRWNSRYRRSANLVAISIGDNVNTQLLGQMTENVLRLTSTDEMSFQAFFKWVTASIKTTSVSVADMGVDEVRLASTAGINLEKVDVARPCIVDENYTVLVGKCSTTRKMYLVKYAKRTNPIPGLEEFRGVDFKLVGGYPVDEETYNSLSEGSSNQYVNTNSLVGFPACPCCGNQWGVVICDCGGVMCVGTDGSTQCPWCGMRGQLGSIGEGGMNVNRGRG from the coding sequence ATGAGAAGATTACCTGTTTATTTCCTTATAGATGTATCAGAGTCTATGGTAGGAGAGCCCATCAAGCAAGTAGAAGATGGAATGAGAAACATCATACAGGAACTGAGGACCGACCCCTATGCCTTGGAGACGGTGTTTGTCAGCGTCATTGCCTTTGCCGGCAGGGCAAAGAGCCTTTCTCCGCTGACGGAACTTTACAAGTTCTATCCTCCCGTGTTCCCGATCGGTGGCGGAACGTCATTGGGCGTGGCTATGAGTTACCTGATGGATGACCTGGACAGGACGATAGTCAAGACTACCTTGGAGCGGAAAGGTGACTGGAAGCCCATCATCTTCCTCTTTACGGATGGCAATCCGACGGACGATGCGAGGGCTGCCATTGACCGGTGGAACAGCAGGTATCGCCGTTCTGCCAATCTGGTAGCCATCTCTATCGGCGATAACGTGAACACACAGCTGCTGGGACAGATGACGGAAAATGTCCTGCGGCTGACGAGTACGGACGAGATGTCGTTCCAGGCATTCTTCAAGTGGGTGACAGCGTCTATCAAGACAACGAGCGTATCGGTTGCTGATATGGGAGTTGACGAGGTCAGACTGGCATCTACCGCAGGCATCAATCTGGAGAAAGTGGATGTTGCCCGCCCTTGCATCGTGGACGAGAACTACACGGTACTTGTCGGGAAATGCTCCACGACGAGGAAGATGTATCTTGTCAAGTATGCCAAGCGCACGAACCCCATACCGGGACTGGAGGAGTTCAGGGGAGTCGACTTCAAGCTCGTTGGCGGGTATCCTGTTGACGAGGAGACTTACAACAGCCTTTCCGAAGGCAGTTCCAACCAGTATGTAAACACGAATTCGCTGGTGGGCTTCCCTGCCTGTCCTTGCTGCGGCAATCAGTGGGGAGTCGTCATATGCGACTGCGGCGGTGTGATGTGTGTCGGAACTGACGGCAGCACGCAGTGCCCTTGGTGCGGTATGAGAGGACAGCTGGGCTCAATCGGTGAAGGAGGAATGAATGTCAACAGGGGAAGGGGATAA
- a CDS encoding AIM24 family protein produces MNCKIVGYEFKTLEVTLSPNETFYAERGSIVYVDQQLQRDVEFNGKGNGGGLGNILGGVIRSAVSGESVLILRFYNNTNVERKLVLSGSQCSLVPIKLQGESLICRRGCYVASTDKVSLNLNINLQGLLGGVGFFQKVSGNATVFLDSLGAPLEKVLNNGECIEVDENHLVALQGIGPHQMQAGWSVGNILRGEGVSLMRINGPGKVYLSPLPIIMRTR; encoded by the coding sequence ATGAATTGTAAGATTGTAGGCTATGAGTTCAAGACGCTTGAAGTGACCTTATCGCCTAATGAAACCTTCTATGCTGAGCGTGGAAGTATCGTTTATGTAGACCAGCAGCTGCAGCGTGACGTTGAGTTCAACGGGAAAGGCAATGGCGGCGGACTGGGAAATATCCTCGGTGGAGTAATCCGGTCGGCTGTCTCTGGTGAGTCGGTACTCATCCTCCGCTTCTACAACAACACCAATGTGGAGCGGAAGCTGGTGCTCTCGGGAAGCCAATGCAGCCTCGTTCCCATCAAGCTGCAGGGGGAGAGCCTGATATGCCGTCGTGGCTGCTATGTGGCTTCTACGGACAAGGTTTCCCTGAACCTGAACATCAATCTGCAGGGGCTCCTGGGCGGAGTCGGCTTCTTCCAGAAGGTGTCGGGAAACGCCACCGTCTTCCTTGACTCTTTAGGCGCACCCTTGGAGAAGGTGCTGAACAACGGCGAATGTATCGAAGTGGATGAGAACCACCTCGTAGCCTTGCAGGGAATCGGGCCGCATCAGATGCAGGCAGGCTGGTCGGTCGGGAACATTCTCCGTGGGGAAGGCGTCAGCCTGATGAGAATCAATGGTCCGGGAAAAGTCTATCTGAGTCCTTTGCCCATCATCATGAGAACCCGCTGA
- a CDS encoding vWA domain-containing protein gives MRRLPVYILIDTSGSMKGEPIESVKVGLADMLATLRQDPYALETVWMSIITFDKDVKQLVPLTALENLQLPDITIPDSGPTFTGLALQTLCEKYDTEVQLSTPTQKGDWMPLLFVLTDGKPSDLQLYSQMTAKVKERKFGNIIACAAGPKAKKEYLQELTDKVFSLDTMDSSTFRKFFQWVSDTIGLGGKSVGATEDIELPTPPAEVNLVI, from the coding sequence ATGAGACGTTTACCCGTTTACATACTGATTGACACCTCCGGCTCGATGAAAGGCGAACCCATCGAGTCAGTAAAGGTGGGGCTGGCTGATATGCTGGCGACACTCCGTCAGGACCCTTATGCCTTGGAGACGGTTTGGATGAGCATCATCACGTTCGACAAGGACGTAAAGCAGCTGGTTCCGTTGACTGCCTTGGAGAATCTGCAGCTGCCGGACATTACGATTCCTGACTCCGGACCCACCTTCACGGGGCTGGCTCTACAGACCCTTTGTGAGAAGTATGACACGGAGGTGCAACTCAGTACGCCGACACAGAAGGGCGACTGGATGCCGCTGCTCTTCGTGCTGACTGACGGCAAGCCCTCTGACCTGCAGCTTTACAGCCAGATGACTGCCAAGGTAAAGGAAAGGAAGTTCGGGAATATCATTGCCTGTGCGGCAGGACCGAAGGCAAAGAAGGAGTATCTGCAGGAACTGACTGACAAGGTCTTCTCCTTGGACACGATGGACAGCAGTACCTTCCGCAAGTTCTTCCAGTGGGTCAGCGACACTATCGGATTGGGTGGAAAGAGCGTCGGGGCTACTGAGGACATAGAGTTGCCGACTCCTCCGGCTGAAGTGAATCTTGTCATTTAA